aattttctaatattatcttgcattttttgattttctaatacttgtctaacaattttctagtattttctaatactaaatctaacactaaatgtactatatcaacgcaaatcactataagtaactgcacctaaatgtaccactaatcactcctaacaatatttgaactgattgctaatctactgttaaaaaaaataatatgtagaaaattttagttacctaaagtcgccggcttgaaaatccgacagggcttcgccgttttgcctctccctcacgcctccctctctttttctttttttttctggatttttagtaagCCAGATGGGGGGTGAGGGGCAGCCAACACCTTTATATATGTTGACATAtgggagggaggccggccgcccgacagccgggcgaccggtcccagggacctatctgcaatTATGTTTCGTGTTTTTTTACGGAAAAGCCCCCGCCGCCCGGCTACCgagcggccaggtcccggccgcccggcaactGGGCGGCCGggatatatttctgtaaatttccatatcgaaaatatatttttgtaaaaaacgaaaataaaaaatatagaaattaAAAAACCGCGGCCTAATTCCACATGGTCCATCCAGGCCAGCCCAACACGGACCAGGCCAGCCCAATAGGGTGTTCTTGTATGTACacatctttctctctttttactACTCTTTTCTGTCTCTTAAAACAAAGTTATGAACTGCTTTGCCTCTAGGGTATGGCTTGCAGCTTACTGCTTACtgcttttagattttttttttgcatctcaAGTGAAAATTGTTGCCGAAACTCTAAACTCTTGGTTCCTGAACTTTCTGAACCTCTAAACTCAGTAATTTCGTTACTCCTGGTAATGAAATTCGGGCGTGGCCCATGGTGGAAAAAAGTGAAAATTGTTGCCCCGTTCATTATGAGTTTgtggacaaaaaaaaacatcaagtCCATTAGACCATGTTGAAAAAATTTACAAAGACATACACAGCAATATTTTCAGCAGGGAAGGGACAGGGAGCTTAGAAGAAGCAAAAGATTAATAATATACAAAAGAATCGGAACCAGACTAATAACACAAAAAACCTTGTCGAGAACTCCAGCCTAATTTATACATGCTGAAGGAATTAGACACGTACTCACGTGTGTAAAACCTGCAAAGTGTACATGCTGAAggattattttttttcataagaTCGTGCTGAAGGATTTAGTCACGTGAGTAAACACTGCAAGGTGATGAACATAACCTGGGCGGAGCTGGTTTCCATGACTCCGCCTGCTCCACCTCCTCGTAGGTAAACCGGTCTCGTGACTCTCGCAATCAGTGGTGGAGCTGGCTCAGAATTTTAGCTGGAGCAGAGCATGCTTGTTTCAGCGGAGCCTGATGCTCGCTCTCCTTCAGCTTCTCCCCAGCCACGCCCACACCCATGGCTATTGTCTGTCATCTGTTTGTTGGCGTCGCTGCGACCAACCTCCCCACCAATTCCTCCTCCATTAGAGCAGTCAGCGCGCCCCTGTTGCACTTGGATCGAGACAGCCAGTGTGCCGCACAGCTCGGATCCGATCGCTGATCGACTggggcagctgcagctgcagcgagAGGAACGGCGCGTCATTGGCCGTAGGGGGCTGGGGTTCCAGCGCAGGCAGCGGGCGGCCCCATGGTGGAGGCACGAATGCCAGCGGACGAGCGAAAGGAGGCAAGGAGCCGAGTAGCCTATTGGGAATTAGGGGTTTGGAGATACTGGGCTGACTCAGCTGAACTTATTGAGCctattttcttctctctctctctttatcCAGTTATTAGGAATTTAGGATCTTACGGAGACGCCGCCACACTGTCGCCGCATGGGAGCTCCGCCTCTATGGCAATTATCGTcacaataaaaaatattaaagacGAGGTATGCCGTCCCTGCTCGATCAGACACCAGTAACGCAAGCAAAATTTCAAACtgttgataaaaaaaatatcataatACTCAGTTGCACCAGATAACTCAGGTATGCCACAGTTTAATCAGGTAGGGCGATGAAGATGTTCTTTTACTTCGGAAGCATAATACTTCACTGAAATCTTTATAGAATAGACTACAGCAAAGGCACAGAGTTCCTTATGCAGATTGACGATTCCTTTCAAGAATAAGACGTTTCTATGTCTTCTTACTGAAACTCTGCTCTGACAGCTGATAAGCTGCTGATGAAAGGATATGCTTCTGTAAGCGAACGAAAATATAAGGTATTTGTTTTTCCAATTTCCAGTGGCAGAATTGATAGCTCACAGTCAGATGCCCTGTCTCATTGTATCCTGACAATtagcttctttttttctttcaaaaagcCAATTGTAGCCTGCACAAGACACTGACAATAGCAACGATGAGTGGCCATTTCGAAATATGAGCAACGCAAGCTCAACACCACAGTGCCCACTACGATAATTTTGATAACAGCGCACGAAAGACTGGTTTCTCTGTTATATATGATGCAGCACATAGATGTCAATAAAACAGACGGATCACTGGCCCCTGAAGGAAATAATAATAatcaattatatatatatatatatatatatatatatatatatatatatatatatatatatatatataaacatgtaTCTTCCTTTCCCCAGTTGAAAGCATCAAAGATAGCAATATGAGCTAGTGTGCTTTGGTTCACTATGTTTCTCTACATCTGAGAGGGGGCATTAATACTCAAGTTAGAGATCGAGAGCACCTGACAGAACAATTTGGAGCATAAACAATCCAAACTTTAAAGCAAACCTTGAAGAATGATCAGTATGGAAGTTATTTAAATTTATTCAGTTTCAAGGTCCAGTTTGATTCATTTCCAAACATTTTCTTTTTCAAGATGCTAATGCTAAATTTAAATTAGCTACTTATAAATGAAGATAAACATAATGAATTTTAAATAGATTAGTAAGAGAAGATACACACCAGTGACCCACCAAGCGACATGACGTCGTACACTAATAATACTAGAACTTATTTACTTGTCACCAAATGGCCCAAACTGCTGCCAGATATGCTCAATTAAATCCCTTCTTAGCTGGCCATGTGTTGCTTGACTACAAATAGTGGCAGTCCTCTGAAGTACATTAGTTAAGCAATTGGCAGGCCCAGTTTTGATGTTTGATGGTAAAACAACCGTTATACCTGACGCTTCGTTTGGTTCAGAATAAGCACTTGCCATGTCTTTCTCATCCTCAACTGCCATGTTATGGAGTATGACACAGGCTTGCAGGATTTTTCCAAGAGTCGCTCGTTGGAAAAAGCGAATTGGACCACGAACAATGGGGAAACGAGATTGCAGGACTCCAAATGCACGCTGAACATCCTTCCTTGCCTCTTCTTGATGTTTAGCAAACAATCGTTCCTTTTCTGTTCGAGGGAATGGCATCGTCTTAACAAATACAGTGCTTTCTGGATAAATTTCATCAGCAAGGTAGTATCCCAAATCATATTGACTCTTATCGATGGAGAATTGCACCGGGAGAGCTTGTCCCTTCAAGACTTCCATAAACAACGGTGATTGATTGAGAACACTGATGTCATTGATGGACCCAACAACATTGAAACAAGCATGCCATATCCAGAGGTCTTGTGAAGCAACAGCCTCAAGAATAAACGTGGCAAAGCCGTGGTCACTATGATTAAGACGGCGCATCCATTTAGGAGGGCAACTTTCCCACTCCCAGTGCATACAACCAATGCTTCCCAACATGCCAGGGAAGCCGTAGCCTTCACCAATTTGTAGTAGATGCTGCATATCAACACTAGTAGGGCCTCGCAAATATTCTCCGCCAAACTTGTCAATCACTCCTTCTGCAAACCGCTCCAAACACTCCATTGCTGTGCTCGTACCAATTTGTACATATTCGTCAACAGCATCTGCTGGGGAGCCACGAGCTAACATACGAATAGCCGCTGTGCACTTCTGCAAAGGTGATAACCCTTGGCGACAACAGATATCTGCCCTTTTGGTGAAATAGGGAGACCACTCACCTAGCGCATGGACAATACGTAGAAAGAGTGGTCTACTCATGCGATACCTTGTTCTGAATATTTTTTCATCATAGACTGGATCATCAGAAAAGAAGTCAGTGACAAGCCGTTGATGACCCTCTCCATGATCTCTCTCTATGACTCTCCTATTAAAACCTTTCCGGCGGCGAGATGTACCACCTTGCCGTGCTttgattttggcctgaatcttCACATTGATCCGCCGAAGTAAATTGTGCATGACACTGTGCTCAGCAATGAATTCTTCCATAGTGTATTTGTATTTGCCTGCTGGGTTGATGGTGTTTCCATCTTCAGAATCATCTGAGCAGGAAGAAGTGTTTGATTGATGGGACATGCCTACAAGATGAACAATGACAAATATTTCAACATACATGATTTTTCTTGTAGGAAATATCATGATGAATGGCTTCACTTGTTCAAGCTGGAGGTCACGCTACATGTGGCTAGGGTGAAAACTGATACAAATCCTTAAAACTTTCGTGGACAAGaaacaaccccccccccccccccccccaaaaaaaaagacaaggtGCAGTGCAGAGGGGCAAGTAATTGAATGCCAACGTAACCAAACCTATTATCTGATTTGACCGTTCGATGGGAATTTCACTCTCGGAAGTTGAATGTAATCAGATGTAATGCCCCGACAATAATGAGGAGAAAAAGAACAACCTGCTTCGCCACTCATCAGTGGGGATTGGTCGGCGGGTGTAATTTGGGGGAGACGGCGTTGGGAAGTCAAATCCCCCCTCCCGACTGGATCGCACCTGGTTGTTGGGGCAGTAGCGCCGACCGGCACCAGCTAAAGGAGAAGTGAGCGCGCAGCGGCGaccgcggaggaggacgagcggCTGGCACTGGCGAGTGCACGGGGGGTTGGCTGGGGTTGAGTGGCGGCGCGGAAACAGGGCGGCTATCCACTGGCGGCGCAACCGGCCGGCGGTGAGGGCCGAACGGAGGAGAGAGAGGTGAGGCGCTCTTGTATAGACGGCCCAACAATATGACAATTTCGGCCCAGCCTTGTGCCTCAGCACGCAGAGCCCACCAAAAGGCCCAGGTGGACGTTGCCGAACCAGCAATAGGCAAACACCAATTTATTTAGTACTAAAAAAaccaatttatttattttgttaaaaGGAGTAAATCTCAGAAATAAAAGCTTCATCTGATAGACACCGAATTGCATCCTTTATTAGTACAGTTACACTAAAAAGCATAGCAGTGCATTGGATttaaaagaaatgaaacaattcTGCAAACACTCATAGAGGTAGGTGCTAAATGAAGCGTGACAAAAATTGTTAATCTTGATAAATATTTGGTAAAATTCCTATTAAAATCCAAGAATTATGACATTAG
This portion of the Panicum virgatum strain AP13 chromosome 2N, P.virgatum_v5, whole genome shotgun sequence genome encodes:
- the LOC120661608 gene encoding putative nuclease HARBI1; translated protein: MSGEAGMSHQSNTSSCSDDSEDGNTINPAGKYKYTMEEFIAEHSVMHNLLRRINVKIQAKIKARQGGTSRRRKGFNRRVIERDHGEGHQRLVTDFFSDDPVYDEKIFRTRYRMSRPLFLRIVHALGEWSPYFTKRADICCRQGLSPLQKCTAAIRMLARGSPADAVDEYVQIGTSTAMECLERFAEGVIDKFGGEYLRGPTSVDMQHLLQIGEGYGFPGMLGSIGCMHWEWESCPPKWMRRLNHSDHGFATFILEAVASQDLWIWHACFNVVGSINDISVLNQSPLFMEVLKGQALPVQFSIDKSQYDLGYYLADEIYPESTVFVKTMPFPRTEKERLFAKHQEEARKDVQRAFGVLQSRFPIVRGPIRFFQRATLGKILQACVILHNMAVEDEKDMASAYSEPNEASGITVVLPSNIKTGPANCLTNVLQRTATICSQATHGQLRRDLIEHIWQQFGPFGDK